In Indicator indicator isolate 239-I01 chromosome 20, UM_Iind_1.1, whole genome shotgun sequence, a genomic segment contains:
- the LOC128973729 gene encoding solute carrier family 22 member 13-like, with protein MSGVGEILEVIGDFGPFQKWLVLFTVVPCLSVAFHQFCQLFMVSYVPHHCDTSWIRAVGPNLTEEEQLNLSLPRGADGAYEQCRRYSPVDWDLDSIRTYGLNATEECRSGWVYPAGQPPSLLTEYDLVCDRKDLDDISQSIYMLGMFLGSMIFGLLSDRIGRRPVILISVMLQGLFGLGIAFVPHFYVYIAFRCVVGASVSGITMTILALATEWIGASSRPMAVLSSHCCFALGQMILAGLSYGIRNWRLLEIAGSAPIFVSFFYFHMLPESARWLVTKGRIEEAKKVLQKAASFNKCTIPPELLEQLKPVKQIKPGSILDLFHKKHLQKVTLIMLCAWFVNSLVYYGLSLNVTNFGLDIYLTQLAFGAVEIPARVGCIFMLEWFGRKKIQAVLLLLSGLVCLVITVIPEDQPVAITVLAVIGKFTASASFSTSYVYSAELFPTVVRQTGLGLCSMSARVSGVVAPLILLLDRYHRAIPMAIFGSTPMVGGLLCFLLPETCGTDLADDTGAGCPPAEVCANACSSSENGDVKGKVHGQDKEYTKITHF; from the exons ATGTCAGGCGTTGGGGAAATTTTGGAGGTGATTGGTGATTTTGGGCCGTTTCAGAAATGGCTGGTGCTCTTCACGGTGGTCCCCTGCCTCAGTGTGGCTTTCCACCAGTTTTGCCAACTTTTTATGGTCTCCTATGTGCCACACCACTGTGACACCAGCTGGATCCGTGCTGTCGGCCCCAACTTGAcggaggaagagcagctgaaccTCAGCCTGCCCCGAGGTGCGGATGGGGCATACGAGCAGTGCCGCAGGTACTCACCGGTGGACTGGGACCTGGACTCCATCAGGACCTATGGGCTGAATGCCACAGAGGAGTGCCGCAGTGGCTGGGTGTACCCTGCAGGACAGCCACCGTCCCTGCTCACCGAG TATGACCTGGTGTGTGataggaaggatctggatgacATCTCTCAGTCCATCTACATGTTGGGGATGTTCCTAGGATCGATGATTTTTGGACTACTAAGTGACAG GATCGGCCGCCGGCCAGTCATTCTGATATCTGTCATGCTCCAGGGCTTGTTTGGCCTAGGGATTGCCTTTGTGCCCCATTTCTATGTGTACatagccttcaggtgtgtcgtGGGGGCTTCGGTGTCGGGGATCACCATGACGATACTGGCCTTAG ctACAGAGTGGATTGGAGCCTCCTCCCGGCccatggcagtgctgagttctCACTGCTGTTTTGCCTTGGGGCAGATGATTTTGGCTGGCTTGAGCTATGGAATTCGTaactggaggctgctggagatTGCAGGATCTGCTCCTATATTCGTCTCCTTCTTCTATTTCCA TATGCTACCAGAATCAGCTCGGTGGCTGGTAACAAAAGGCAGAATAGAAGAAGCCAAGAAGGTCCTTCAGAAAGCAGCATCCTTCAACAAGTGCACCATCCCTCCAGAGCTCCTTGAGCAG CTGAAACCTGTGAAACAGATCAAGCCTGGAAGTATTCTGGATCTCTTTCATAAGAAGCACCTCCAGAAGGTGACTTTAATCATGTTATGTGCCTG GTTTGTGAACAGCCTTGTCTACTATGGGCTGAGTCTGAACGTGACAAATTTTGGTCTGGACATCTACCTGACACAGCTTGCCTTTGGAGCAGTGGAAATCCCAGCCCGTGTCGGCTGTATCTTCATGCTGGAGTGGTTTGGGAGGAAGAAAATCCAGGCTGTTCTCCTGCTCCTGAGTGGTTTGGTGTGTCTGGTCATCACTGTGATCCCTGAAG ACCAGCCTGTGGCAATCACCGTCCTGGCCGTCATCGGCAAGTTTACTGCCTCGGCCTCCTTCTCCACTTCCTACGTCtactctgcagagctcttcccCACGGTCGTTAG gcAGACCggcctggggctgtgctcaaTGTCGGCACGGGTGTCAGGGGTCGTGGCCCCCCTGATCCTCCTCCTGGACCGGTACCACCGAGCCATCCCCATGGCCATCTTTGGGAGTACCCCCATGGTAGGggggctgctctgcttcctgctgcctgaGACCTGTGGCACTGACCTGGCAGATGACACAGGGGCTGGCTGTCCCCCGGCAGAG GTCTGTGCaaatgcctgcagcagctctgaaaatgGAGATGTGAAAGGAAAAGTCCATGGCCAAGACAAAGAGTACACAAAGATCACTCACTTCTAG